One Acidobacteriota bacterium genomic region harbors:
- a CDS encoding YhbY family RNA-binding protein produces MTDETRFTAGGKQRRAIRAALHDERAVVQVGKAGLEPEVIVSVEQALAAREAIKVAVGRSCPLAPAEVAATLARRVGAEVIERKGRVISLYRPAEENPPAR; encoded by the coding sequence ATGACCGACGAGACCCGCTTTACGGCCGGGGGCAAGCAGCGCCGGGCGATCCGGGCGGCCCTCCACGACGAGCGTGCCGTGGTCCAGGTGGGCAAGGCCGGACTCGAACCGGAGGTGATCGTTTCCGTGGAGCAGGCCCTCGCCGCCCGGGAGGCGATCAAGGTCGCCGTGGGCCGCTCGTGCCCCCTGGCGCCGGCGGAGGTGGCCGCGACACTGGCCCGGCGGGTCGGTGCAGAGGTCATCGAGCGCAAGGGAAGAGTGATCTCTCTCTACCGCCCCGCGGAGGAAAATCCGCCGGCCCGCTGA
- a CDS encoding glycosyltransferase family 2 protein produces the protein MVKPAAPEAPRLSLAVITFNEEKHLPRLLEAARNFADEVVVVDSGSTDATVAIARSHGARVIESDWPGFGRQKQRALEEARGEWVLSLDADELPDAQLTESLAAVARGEGDEFDGYAMDRLTAYQGEYIRHAWSPDWVLRLVRRGRGRWTDRPVHEALVVDGSVGRLKGKLLHDSYENLADHYTRLVAYSRLSAESAYARGRRFHWSQLLLRPPAAFLRRFLLKRGFLDGVRGLLVAGATAVGAFMKYAFLYEYQRERRIEQKEGER, from the coding sequence ATGGTGAAACCAGCGGCGCCGGAAGCTCCCCGTCTGAGTCTCGCCGTCATCACCTTCAACGAAGAGAAGCACTTGCCGCGGCTGCTCGAGGCCGCCCGGAACTTCGCCGACGAAGTGGTCGTCGTCGACAGCGGGTCGACGGACGCCACCGTCGCCATCGCCCGTTCCCATGGCGCCCGGGTGATCGAGAGCGACTGGCCCGGTTTCGGCCGACAGAAGCAGCGCGCCCTCGAAGAAGCCCGGGGCGAGTGGGTGCTCTCGCTCGATGCCGACGAGCTACCGGACGCGCAGCTCACCGAGAGCCTCGCCGCCGTGGCCCGGGGGGAGGGCGACGAGTTCGACGGCTACGCGATGGATCGGCTGACCGCCTACCAGGGCGAGTACATTCGTCATGCCTGGTCGCCGGACTGGGTGTTGCGGCTGGTGCGCCGCGGGCGAGGCCGCTGGACGGACCGGCCGGTTCACGAGGCGTTGGTGGTGGACGGCTCCGTGGGACGGCTGAAGGGCAAGCTGCTGCACGACTCCTACGAGAATCTCGCCGATCACTACACGCGCCTCGTGGCCTACTCCCGGCTGAGTGCCGAGAGCGCCTACGCCCGGGGGCGGCGCTTCCACTGGAGTCAGCTCCTGCTGCGGCCGCCGGCCGCTTTCCTGCGCCGTTTCCTGCTCAAGAGGGGCTTTCTGGACGGTGTGCGCGGCTTGCTCGTGGCGGGGGCCACGGCCGTGGGGGCCTTCATGAAGTACGCTTTTCTCTACGAGTATCAGCGCGAGCGGCGCATCGAACAGAAAGAAGGCGAGAGATGA